Proteins found in one Bacteroidales bacterium genomic segment:
- a CDS encoding DUF4861 domain-containing protein: protein MKNLYFLISAFILLLSCNSGLNITVENPSEFDRLETVEIPTGKLMNLPAEKVYIVANQKGEIIPSQTTYDRKLIFQTDIKAKECLSYTVKTGTQSTFRSKVYGRFITERKDDFAWENDRVAFRIYGPALVAVDGPSNGLDLWYKRTSDLIIDKWYKDDLAGIRSYHDDHGEGLDDYKVGRTLGAGMMAPFENDSLTLNENFVGQEVLENGPLRTTFKLTYKDITVNGKTFSESRTFSIDAGSQLTKVTQEYGTRDTLTVAAGLIKRTENGEA from the coding sequence ATGAAAAATTTATACTTTTTGATTTCAGCTTTTATTTTGCTGCTTTCATGCAACTCGGGCCTGAATATAACGGTAGAAAATCCAAGCGAGTTCGATCGCTTGGAAACAGTCGAAATACCGACAGGAAAATTGATGAATCTTCCGGCAGAAAAAGTATATATAGTAGCAAACCAGAAAGGTGAAATTATCCCGTCACAAACCACCTATGACAGAAAACTGATATTCCAAACGGATATCAAAGCAAAAGAATGCTTATCCTATACGGTAAAAACAGGAACACAGTCAACCTTCCGGTCAAAAGTATACGGACGTTTTATTACGGAACGAAAGGACGATTTCGCCTGGGAAAATGACCGGGTGGCATTCCGTATATACGGGCCAGCTCTTGTTGCTGTTGATGGCCCCAGTAACGGACTGGATCTATGGTACAAACGAACGAGCGATCTGATTATTGATAAATGGTACAAAGATGACTTGGCCGGGATCCGCTCTTATCATGATGACCACGGCGAAGGACTTGACGATTATAAAGTAGGACGAACTCTGGGAGCAGGCATGATGGCCCCTTTTGAAAATGATTCACTGACTCTGAATGAAAATTTTGTCGGTCAGGAAGTCTTGGAAAACGGACCGTTACGTACGACATTTAAACTTACATACAAAGATATTACGGTTAACGGAAAGACGTTCAGCGAAAGCCGTACTTTTTCAATTGATGCCGGCTCCCAGTTAACCAAAGTAACACAGGAATATGGTACTCGTGATACATTAACCGTCGCTGCAGGGCTTATCAAACGCACTGAAAACGGCGAAGCTT